A section of the Streptomyces sp. SCL15-4 genome encodes:
- a CDS encoding aldo/keto reductase, whose protein sequence is MAAETDIRTHKLLYGCMGLGGGWDTEPYTAEDIRHAETAIEAALTAGITAFDHADIYQYGKSEAVFGEVLARSSGLRERIVLQTKCGIRLPDGDRPGLYDLRGAGIVRRVEESLVRLRTDVLDVLLLHRPDPLTDPREIAAALTSLHAQGLVRQFGVSNMSGPQIAALRAHTDLPLVVNQLEMSLARRDWVEAGVLFNTPDATRNGFAPGTLEWCAANGVRLQAWGPLARGRFTSGADTRASRLVAELARRKDTTPETILLWWLRRHPAGIAPVVGTTRPERITACRDAALREPDLTHEEWYGLWTAAREAPLP, encoded by the coding sequence ATGGCGGCAGAGACCGACATACGCACGCACAAGCTGCTCTACGGCTGCATGGGCCTCGGCGGCGGCTGGGACACCGAGCCGTACACGGCCGAGGACATCCGGCACGCGGAGACCGCGATCGAGGCGGCGCTGACCGCCGGCATCACGGCTTTCGACCACGCCGACATCTACCAGTACGGCAAGTCGGAGGCCGTCTTCGGCGAGGTGCTGGCGCGCAGCTCGGGTCTGCGGGAACGCATCGTGCTGCAGACCAAGTGCGGCATCCGGCTGCCCGACGGCGACCGGCCCGGACTCTACGACCTGCGGGGTGCCGGCATCGTACGGCGGGTCGAGGAGAGCCTGGTCCGGCTGCGCACGGACGTCCTCGACGTCCTCCTGCTGCACCGGCCCGATCCGCTGACCGACCCCCGGGAGATCGCCGCGGCACTGACCTCCCTGCACGCCCAGGGGCTGGTACGGCAGTTCGGCGTGTCCAACATGAGCGGCCCGCAGATCGCCGCGCTGCGGGCCCACACGGACCTCCCGCTGGTCGTCAACCAGCTGGAGATGAGCCTGGCCCGGCGGGACTGGGTGGAGGCGGGTGTCCTGTTCAACACGCCGGACGCCACCCGCAACGGCTTCGCGCCCGGCACGCTGGAGTGGTGTGCGGCGAACGGCGTCCGGCTCCAGGCATGGGGCCCGCTCGCCCGGGGCCGCTTCACCTCGGGCGCGGACACGCGGGCGAGCCGGCTCGTCGCGGAACTCGCCCGGCGCAAGGACACCACACCGGAGACCATCCTCCTGTGGTGGCTGCGACGCCACCCGGCGGGCATCGCTCCCGTCGTCGGCACCACCCGCCCCGAACGCATCACGGCCTGCCGGGACGCGGCCCTCCGCGAGCCGGACCTCACCCACGAGGAGTGGTACGGCCTGTGGACGGCCGCGCGGGAGGCTCCGCTGCCCTGA
- a CDS encoding DUF4232 domain-containing protein encodes MRRPADLRPASAAAIPLLPALAATALLLTACGTEHAAAGSTGARPAASRSGTRADDPGKDGVRITSLTLPPASPSPTRDHSVSAEGLATGADPGISAAYEVTNEGTETLTYSVVFTFVSEDGGAVGNRTETVRDVGPGRTVRGTVRAGELPAGAPRVTGAKVLEVTKVPAREAPAEPGTCPASGVRIGTDEGDAAMGLRVVGLHLDNCGTRAYTVEGYPLLELLDDDRRPVGAVEILHGSGGIATGTGLDDRPRPVTLQPGESATAGLVWRNTTGFGTPVNVPYVRVRAEEGAEPVTVTPHLDLGTTGKLGVGPWKQAEGRALAGSGRSGPLRAAEPPARPSTGRTTPRG; translated from the coding sequence ATGCGCAGACCCGCTGACCTCCGCCCGGCTTCCGCCGCGGCCATCCCCTTGCTCCCGGCCCTGGCCGCGACCGCCCTGCTGCTCACGGCCTGCGGGACGGAGCACGCGGCGGCCGGGAGCACCGGCGCCCGCCCGGCCGCGTCGCGGAGCGGCACACGGGCCGACGACCCGGGCAAGGACGGCGTGCGGATCACGTCGCTGACCCTCCCGCCGGCGTCCCCCTCGCCCACCCGCGACCACTCCGTCTCCGCGGAAGGCCTCGCCACGGGCGCGGACCCGGGGATCTCCGCCGCGTACGAGGTCACCAACGAGGGCACCGAGACGCTGACCTACTCCGTCGTCTTCACCTTCGTGAGCGAGGACGGCGGGGCCGTGGGCAACCGGACCGAAACCGTGCGCGACGTCGGCCCGGGACGGACCGTGCGGGGCACGGTCCGGGCCGGGGAACTGCCGGCCGGCGCGCCGCGGGTGACGGGCGCGAAGGTGCTCGAAGTGACCAAGGTGCCCGCGCGCGAGGCCCCGGCCGAACCCGGCACGTGCCCGGCCTCCGGGGTCCGGATCGGCACCGACGAGGGCGACGCGGCCATGGGGCTGCGCGTCGTGGGCCTGCACCTCGACAACTGCGGTACGCGCGCCTACACCGTCGAGGGCTACCCGCTGCTGGAACTCCTGGACGACGACCGCCGGCCCGTCGGCGCGGTGGAGATCCTCCACGGCAGCGGGGGGATCGCCACCGGCACCGGGCTCGACGATCGGCCCCGGCCCGTCACGCTGCAACCCGGCGAGTCGGCGACCGCCGGCCTGGTCTGGCGCAACACCACCGGCTTCGGCACACCGGTGAACGTGCCCTACGTCCGGGTCCGGGCCGAGGAGGGTGCCGAACCGGTGACGGTGACCCCGCACCTGGACCTCGGAACCACCGGGAAGCTCGGGGTCGGGCCGTGGAAGCAGGCGGAAGGCCGGGCACTGGCCGGCTCCGGCCGGAGCGGTCCCCTCAGGGCAGCGGAGCCTCCCGCGCGGCCGTCCACAGGCCGTACCACTCCTCGTGGGTGA
- a CDS encoding winged helix-turn-helix transcriptional regulator, whose translation MTGTIRSIAPLTDDVDSPDGIDLSALPVHLLSTTGLKTDGSSFLRSAGLDPEHVRTLYEAGAEAPPIVVHRRTMRVVDGRHRLCAARLRGEEYIAARLVDGEDDDIFLLAVKLNMRHGLPLSRDDRMAAARRIIRGHPDWSDRRIARASGLSDKTVAAVRRSAGDLAETGTRVGRDGRARPRQTAEARIRAAELLRDNPRISLRELASAAGISLGTARDVRVRVLRGADPVPDGQRRPRASQGPPAPSAEPLTAPLNPAERQRAIARLARDPSLRQTETGRTVLRILAVHSLGAAELERLARAVPPHGVDAVLTLARACADDWSRFVRRLESGALVGPAEGRRRP comes from the coding sequence GTGACCGGAACCATCAGGAGCATCGCGCCCCTCACCGACGACGTCGATTCCCCTGACGGGATCGACCTCTCCGCCCTTCCGGTCCACCTGTTGTCCACCACCGGTCTGAAGACGGACGGCTCTTCCTTCCTCCGGTCGGCGGGCCTCGACCCGGAACACGTGCGCACGCTGTACGAGGCGGGAGCGGAGGCACCTCCGATCGTGGTGCACCGGCGCACCATGCGGGTCGTCGACGGAAGGCACCGGCTGTGCGCCGCCCGGCTGCGCGGCGAGGAGTACATAGCGGCCCGGCTCGTCGACGGCGAGGACGACGACATCTTCCTCCTGGCCGTGAAGCTCAACATGAGGCACGGCCTTCCGCTGTCCCGGGACGACCGGATGGCCGCGGCCCGGCGCATCATCCGCGGTCACCCGGACTGGTCCGACCGGCGCATCGCGCGGGCCAGCGGTCTGTCGGACAAGACGGTGGCCGCCGTCAGACGCTCGGCCGGCGACCTGGCGGAGACGGGGACGCGCGTGGGGCGGGACGGACGAGCGCGGCCGCGGCAGACCGCCGAGGCCCGCATACGCGCGGCGGAACTGCTGCGGGACAATCCCCGCATCTCCCTGCGGGAACTCGCGAGCGCGGCCGGGATCTCGCTGGGCACGGCCCGGGACGTCAGGGTACGCGTGCTGCGCGGGGCCGATCCGGTCCCGGACGGGCAGCGCCGGCCGAGGGCCTCGCAGGGCCCGCCCGCGCCGTCGGCGGAGCCGCTCACCGCTCCGCTGAACCCCGCGGAACGGCAGCGCGCCATCGCCCGGCTGGCCCGCGATCCGTCGCTGCGGCAGACCGAGACGGGCCGTACCGTACTGCGCATCCTGGCCGTCCACTCGCTGGGCGCCGCCGAGTTGGAGCGTCTGGCCCGCGCCGTCCCGCCGCACGGCGTCGACGCGGTGCTCACGCTGGCCCGCGCGTGCGCCGACGACTGGTCCCGGTTCGTCCGGCGTCTGGAGTCGGGCGCACTGGTCGGGCCGGCGGAGGGCCGACGCCGGCCGTGA
- a CDS encoding GMC family oxidoreductase — MKIPSLASGYDVVILGGGVAGCVLAARLSEDPGRTVCLVEAGPDYGPRRESWPEKIRNARALPREDVWERHTEFYRVRARVLGGSSCINGAWNTWGSHADHAEWSRAGGERWSAGALEPYRLRAVERMGLRTVPDPELSAWASAALVAARELGYPEVDMGTAGPPGHGRPLLNSVDGLRWNAAFAYLDPATRARPNLTILGDALVDRLSLRAGRVTGAHLVLDGQPVTLEAGTHVLASGTFGSPAVLLRSGIGPAAQLEETGIRCAADLPGVGANLSDQPGVFVPLSPTDGLNKALAAKEAAGELYVSRMLIRAASEFCPDGAWDLHLLPTAGPPLFGSLPPGQYEAGISAFLMKPVSRGHVRLRSADPLEPPEIDPAFLTDPAGRDIAVVRAGLRKVEELATAMKPLAGPADAVPAHTLSDSRLRARVGTYWHPVGTCAMGPADDPRSVVDGQGAVHGVAGLRVADASILPTVPAANTQLPVLAVAEMLADTLRA, encoded by the coding sequence ATGAAGATCCCGTCCCTTGCGTCCGGCTACGACGTCGTCATCCTCGGCGGCGGAGTCGCCGGCTGCGTACTGGCGGCACGCCTGAGCGAGGACCCCGGCCGCACCGTGTGCCTCGTGGAGGCGGGCCCCGACTACGGACCCCGGCGGGAGAGCTGGCCCGAGAAGATCCGCAACGCCCGTGCCCTGCCGCGCGAGGACGTGTGGGAACGGCACACGGAGTTCTACCGCGTCCGGGCCCGCGTCCTGGGCGGGTCGTCGTGCATCAACGGCGCCTGGAACACATGGGGGTCGCACGCCGACCACGCGGAGTGGTCCCGCGCCGGCGGTGAGCGGTGGTCGGCCGGCGCGCTGGAGCCGTACCGGCTGCGGGCCGTGGAGCGCATGGGGCTGCGCACCGTACCGGACCCGGAGCTGTCCGCCTGGGCCTCGGCCGCGCTGGTGGCGGCGCGCGAACTCGGCTATCCGGAAGTGGACATGGGCACTGCGGGGCCGCCCGGACACGGCCGGCCGCTGCTCAACTCCGTGGACGGGCTGCGCTGGAACGCCGCCTTCGCCTACCTGGACCCGGCGACCCGGGCGCGGCCGAACCTGACGATCCTCGGCGACGCCCTGGTGGACCGGCTGTCCCTGCGCGCGGGCCGGGTGACCGGCGCGCACCTCGTCCTGGACGGGCAGCCGGTGACCCTGGAGGCCGGCACCCATGTCCTGGCGTCCGGCACCTTCGGCTCTCCCGCCGTGCTGCTGCGCAGCGGCATCGGCCCCGCCGCGCAGCTGGAGGAGACCGGCATCCGCTGCGCGGCCGACCTCCCCGGTGTCGGCGCCAACCTGTCCGACCAGCCCGGTGTCTTCGTACCCCTGTCCCCCACGGACGGCCTGAACAAGGCGCTGGCCGCCAAGGAGGCGGCCGGGGAGCTGTACGTCAGCCGCATGCTGATCCGGGCGGCCAGCGAGTTCTGCCCGGACGGGGCGTGGGACCTGCACCTCCTGCCCACGGCCGGCCCGCCGCTGTTCGGCTCGCTCCCGCCCGGGCAGTACGAGGCCGGTATCTCCGCCTTCCTGATGAAGCCGGTCTCGCGCGGGCACGTCCGGCTGCGCTCCGCCGATCCCCTGGAGCCTCCCGAGATCGACCCCGCCTTCCTGACCGACCCGGCGGGCCGTGACATCGCCGTCGTGCGGGCCGGCCTGCGGAAGGTGGAGGAACTCGCCACGGCCATGAAGCCGCTGGCGGGGCCCGCGGACGCGGTACCGGCCCACACACTGTCCGACTCGCGCCTGCGGGCCCGGGTGGGCACCTACTGGCATCCCGTGGGCACCTGCGCCATGGGTCCGGCGGACGATCCGCGGTCCGTGGTCGACGGGCAGGGCGCCGTGCACGGTGTGGCGGGGCTGCGCGTCGCGGACGCCTCCATCCTGCCGACCGTGCCCGCCGCCAACACCCAGCTTCCGGTCCTGGCCGTCGCCGAGATGCTCGCCGACACCCTTCGCGCCTGA
- a CDS encoding clavaminate synthase family protein, with amino-acid sequence MSTVGLKTAAPPALALSADESEAVGRAARSVARTANGMLDDPEFTAAARAAWERLPVRLRETVRAFRRHSGDTGALLIRGIPVDEEPLPPTPVVSGSVRRRATTPATTLLMTAAGGLGDPAAYAAEKSGALVQDVVPVPGQEEFQGNAGSTPLSFHTENAFHEHRPDFVMLLCLRADHDGTAALRTGSVRQALPALPDRTREILRLPEFSTQPPPSFGTAGGSTPPGPVLCGDADDPDLRVDFAATTGTTPRARMALAELEAAVDAAAHTVRLAPGDLVVVDNRVTTHGRTAFRPRYDGADRWLLRTFAVADLRRSRGHRPGDGYVLSH; translated from the coding sequence ATGAGCACCGTCGGCCTGAAGACGGCCGCTCCGCCCGCGCTGGCGCTGTCCGCCGACGAGTCCGAGGCCGTAGGGCGGGCCGCGCGGAGCGTGGCCCGCACCGCGAACGGCATGCTGGACGACCCGGAGTTCACCGCCGCGGCGCGCGCGGCCTGGGAGCGGCTGCCCGTGCGGCTGCGGGAGACCGTCCGCGCCTTCCGCCGGCACTCCGGTGACACCGGCGCCCTGCTGATCCGCGGCATCCCCGTGGACGAGGAACCGCTGCCCCCCACCCCGGTCGTGAGCGGCTCCGTCCGCCGCCGGGCGACAACGCCGGCCACGACCCTGCTGATGACCGCGGCCGGCGGCCTCGGGGACCCGGCCGCCTACGCGGCGGAGAAGTCGGGCGCGCTGGTGCAGGACGTGGTGCCGGTCCCGGGGCAGGAGGAGTTCCAGGGGAACGCGGGCTCCACACCGCTCTCCTTCCACACGGAGAACGCCTTCCACGAGCACCGGCCGGACTTCGTGATGCTGCTGTGCCTGCGCGCCGACCACGACGGCACGGCGGCCCTGCGCACCGGGTCGGTCCGCCAGGCACTGCCCGCCCTGCCGGACCGGACACGCGAGATCCTCCGCCTCCCGGAGTTCAGCACCCAGCCGCCGCCCTCCTTCGGAACGGCGGGCGGGTCCACCCCGCCCGGCCCCGTCCTGTGCGGCGATGCGGACGACCCCGACCTGCGCGTGGACTTCGCCGCCACCACCGGGACCACGCCCCGGGCCCGCATGGCGCTCGCCGAACTGGAGGCCGCCGTGGACGCCGCCGCCCACACGGTCCGGCTGGCCCCCGGCGACCTCGTCGTCGTGGACAACCGCGTGACGACGCACGGGCGTACGGCGTTCCGGCCCCGCTACGACGGTGCCGACCGCTGGCTGCTGCGCACCTTCGCCGTCGCCGATCTGCGGCGCTCCCGCGGTCACCGGCCCGGCGACGGTTACGTCCTGAGCCACTGA